The genomic interval CCCACTTCACGGCCGACCCGCTGGAGCGGCCCTGGCAGACCGGCGTCGGCGTCGCCGCCGTCGCGTTCGTCATGATCGCCTCGATCGCGGGGATGAACAACATCCTCGCCGACCAGGTGCTGGGGACGACCACCGGCGTCGTCAACCCCGTCCTGACTGGGGCGTTGCTCGTGGTCCCGCCGGTGCTTGGCGGGCTCACCTATCTCCTGTTGCGCGACGGTGAGCAGTCGACCCCGCCCGACGACGAGGGGGTCGCCGCAGACGGCGGGACGACCGGCAGTGAGAGCGCCGACGCGGGCGCAGTCGGCACCCCTGCCATCGACGACAGCGACGGAGGTGGGAGCGATGACTGAGATCGCCATCTCCCGCAGACAGTATCGCCTGCTAGACACGGCGAGCAAACTGGTCGGACTCGGCCTCGTGGCCGCCGGACTGGAGGCCGGCGGCTCGACGCCGACCGGCCTGGCCCTCGCGCTCGTCGGTACCGCCTGTGCGACTGCGACGGTGTTTCTGAGCCATGAGTAGACAGACTCCCGACGACGACCGCTGGACGGATAGTTCGCTGAGCCGCCGCGACTTCGTGCGCGGGCTCGGCGCGGCATCGCTGCTGGGCGCGACCGGCCTCTCGTTCGCCGACGACGGCATGGAGGGCCTGGAGGCAGTCGACGACCCGATCGGTAACTACCCCTACCGGGACTGGGAGGACCTCTACCGCGAGGAGTGGGACTGGGACGACATCGCCCGCTCGACCCACAGCGTCAACTGCACCGGCTCCTGTTCCTGGAACGTCTTCGTCAAGGACGGCCAGGTCTGGCGCGAGGAGCAGGCCGGGGACTACCCCACGTTCGACGAGAGCCTCCCGGACCCGAACCCGCGAGGCTGCCAGAAAGGGGCCTGTTACACCGACTACGTCAACGCCGACCAGCGCGTGCTCCACCCCCTTCGCCGTACCGGCGAGCGCGGCGAGGGCCAGTGGGAACGGATCAGTTGGGACGAGGCGCTGACCGAGATCGCCGACCACGTCATCGACGAGGTCGTCGAGGGGAGATACGACGCTATCTCCGGGTTCACGCCGATCCCGGCGATGTCGCCGGTGAGCTTCGCCAGCGGCTCCCGGCTCATCAACCTCCTCGGGGGCGTCTCCCACTCGTTCTACGACTGGTACTCGGACCTGCCGCCGGGCCAGCCCATCACCTGGGGCACCCAGACGGACAACGCCGAGAGCGCCGACTGGCACAACGCCGACTACATCGTCGCCTGGGGGTCGAACATCAACGTCACGCGCATCCCCGACGCGAAGTACTTCCTCGACGCGGGCTACGAGGGGGCCAAACGGGTCGGCATCTTCACCGACTACTCCCAGACGGCGATCCACACCGACGAGTGGCTCTCCCCGGAGGGCGGCAGTGACACCGCCCTGGCGCTGGGGATGGCCCAGACCATCGTCGACGAAGGCCTGTACGACGAGGCCCACCTGAAAGAGCAGACCGACATGCCCCTGCTCGTCCGGGAGGACACCGGGAAGTTCCTCCGGGCCGGCGAGGTCGGTCTGGCGGGGGACGCCGACGACCCCGAGAAGGTGTTCGTGATGGTCGACGCCGACGGAAACCTGCGACGCGCGCCGGGCTCTCTTGGCGAACGCGACGGCCAACACGATCCCGAGGCGAGCATCGAACTGGACTTCGACCCGCAGTTGGGCGTCGAACGGACCGTCGGGACCGACGACGGCGAGGTGCCGGTGCGGTCGGTCTGGGAGAACCTCCGGGACGAACTCGCCCAGTACACCCCGGAGTTCGTCCACGAGGAGACCGGCGTCGGCGAGAACACCTACCAGCGGGTCGCCCGTGAGTTCGCCGAGGCCGACGCCGCCAAGATCATCCACGGCAAGGGCGTCAACGACTGGTACCACAACGACCTGGGCAACCGTGCCATCCAGTTGCTCGTCACCCTGACCGGGAACCTCGGCGATCCGGGCACCGGGCTGGACCACTACGTCGGCCAGGAGAAGATCTGGACGTTCCACGGCTGGAAGGTCCTCTCGTTCCCGACCGGGAGTGTGCGGGGGGTGCCGACGACGCTGTGGACGTACTTCCACGGTGGCATCCTCGACAACACGGATCCCGACACCGCCGAGAAGATCCGCGAGTCGATCGACAAGGGGTGGATGCCCCTCTACCCGACGGAACGCGAGGACGGCTTCCGGCCCGACCCCTCGACGATGTTCGTCTGGCGGGGCAACTACTTCAACCAGGCCAAGGGTAACGTCGCCGTCGAGGAGCAACTGTGGCCGAAACTCGACCTCGTGGTCGACATCAACTTCCGGATGGACTCGACGGCGATGTACTCCGACATCGTCCTCCCCGCGGCGAGCCACTACGAGAAGTACGACCTCTCCGAGACGGACATGCACACCTACGTCCACCCGTTCACGCCGGCGGTCGAACCGCTGGGGGAGGCAAAGACCGACTGGGAGATCTTCCGCCTGCTCGCCGAGAAGATCCAGGAACGCGCCCGGGAACGGGGCGTCGACCCCGTCGAGGACAGGAAGTTCGACCGCACGATCGACCTGACGACGATCTACGACGACTTTGTCCGCGACTGGGAGACCGGTGAGGCGGGCGCACTGGAGGAGGACCGCGCCGCCGCGGAGTTCATCCTCGAACACTCCGAGGAGTCCAACCCCAGCGATAGCGACGAGCAGATCACCTTCGCCGACACCGAGGAACAACCACAGCGGCTCCTGAAAGCGGGTCCTCACTGGTCCTCGGACATCAAAGCGGACGAGGCCTACGTCCCCTGGCAGGACTACGTTCACGACAAGGAGCCCTGGCCGACCTTCACCGGCCGCCAGCAGTACTACGTCGACCACGACTGGTTCCTCGAACTCGGCGAGGAACTGCCCACGCACAAGCGCGGGCCACAGGACACCGGCGGGGACTACCCGCTGACCTACAACACGCCCCACGGCCGGTGGTCGATCCACTCGACCTGGCGCGACAGCGAGAAGATGCTCCGGCTCCAGCGTGGCGAACCGGTCGTCTACCTCAACCCCGACGACGCCGCCGACCGCGGTATCGAGGACGGGGACACCGTCGAGGTGTTCAACGACATGGGTAGCGTCGAGGTCCAGGCGAAGATCTACCCGTCCGGGGAACCCGGGACCGCCCGCCAGTACTTCGCCTGGGAGAAGTTCCAGTACCCCGACCGGGACAACTTCAACACGCTCGTCCCGATGTACATGAAGCCGACCCAGCTCGTCCAGTACCCGGAGGACACCGGCGAGCATCTGTACTTCTTCCCGAACTACTGGGGGCCGACCGGCGTCAACAGCGACGTGAACGTGGACGTTCGACTGACCGACGGGCAGTCGGGCTCGGGAGACGAGCAGCGCGGGTCTGCCGGTGTGGGCCCCGCGGGAGGTGAGTCCGATGAGTAGCCAGAATCAGGACGGCGAGGACACCCACGTCAACGTCGCCGACGGCGTCGACCACCAGGTCGCGATGGTGATGGACCTGAACAAGTGCATCGGCTGTCAGACCTGCACCATCGCCTGCAAGTCCCTCTGGACGGAGGGCGGCGGCACCGACTACATGTACTGGAACAACGTCGAGACCAAGCCCGGCGAGGGCTACCCGAAGGGCTGGGAGGACTCCGGTGGCGGCTGGCAGTCCAGCGAGCACAAGGACCGCGAGACCGGCGACATCCCGTCCCGCGAGGAGTACGGCCGCGCCTGGGAGTTCAACCACGAGGAGATCATGTACGAGGGCAGCGACGAGCCGCTTCGCCCCCGGGAAGGCGCCGAGTGGGGGCCCAACTGGGACGAGGACCAGGGCGCCGGCGAGTACCCCAACAGCTACTACTTCTACCTCCCGCGGATCTGCAACCACTGCACCCACCCCTCCTGTGTCGAGGCTTGCCCGCGCTCGGCAATATACAAACGCGAGGAGGACGGCATCGTCCTGGTCGATCAGGACCGCTGTCGGGGGTATCGGTACTGCGTCGAGGGGTGTCCGTACAAGAAGGTGTACTACAACACCGTCTCGAAGAAGTCCGAGAAGTGCATCTTCTGTTACCCCCGCCTGGAGGGCGAGGGACCGGACGGCGAGACGTACGCGCCCGCCTGTGCCGAGGAGTGCCCCCCACAGCTCCGACTGGTCGGCTTCCTCGACGACGAGGACGGCCCCATCTACAAGCTCGTCGAAGAGTACGAGGTCGCACTGCCGCTGCATCCGGAGTTCCAGACCCAGCCCAACGTCTACTACATCCCGCCCTATGCCCCCGGCCAGCACACCGAGGACGGCGAGAC from Haloarcula pelagica carries:
- a CDS encoding molybdopterin-dependent oxidoreductase, with product MSRQTPDDDRWTDSSLSRRDFVRGLGAASLLGATGLSFADDGMEGLEAVDDPIGNYPYRDWEDLYREEWDWDDIARSTHSVNCTGSCSWNVFVKDGQVWREEQAGDYPTFDESLPDPNPRGCQKGACYTDYVNADQRVLHPLRRTGERGEGQWERISWDEALTEIADHVIDEVVEGRYDAISGFTPIPAMSPVSFASGSRLINLLGGVSHSFYDWYSDLPPGQPITWGTQTDNAESADWHNADYIVAWGSNINVTRIPDAKYFLDAGYEGAKRVGIFTDYSQTAIHTDEWLSPEGGSDTALALGMAQTIVDEGLYDEAHLKEQTDMPLLVREDTGKFLRAGEVGLAGDADDPEKVFVMVDADGNLRRAPGSLGERDGQHDPEASIELDFDPQLGVERTVGTDDGEVPVRSVWENLRDELAQYTPEFVHEETGVGENTYQRVAREFAEADAAKIIHGKGVNDWYHNDLGNRAIQLLVTLTGNLGDPGTGLDHYVGQEKIWTFHGWKVLSFPTGSVRGVPTTLWTYFHGGILDNTDPDTAEKIRESIDKGWMPLYPTEREDGFRPDPSTMFVWRGNYFNQAKGNVAVEEQLWPKLDLVVDINFRMDSTAMYSDIVLPAASHYEKYDLSETDMHTYVHPFTPAVEPLGEAKTDWEIFRLLAEKIQERARERGVDPVEDRKFDRTIDLTTIYDDFVRDWETGEAGALEEDRAAAEFILEHSEESNPSDSDEQITFADTEEQPQRLLKAGPHWSSDIKADEAYVPWQDYVHDKEPWPTFTGRQQYYVDHDWFLELGEELPTHKRGPQDTGGDYPLTYNTPHGRWSIHSTWRDSEKMLRLQRGEPVVYLNPDDAADRGIEDGDTVEVFNDMGSVEVQAKIYPSGEPGTARQYFAWEKFQYPDRDNFNTLVPMYMKPTQLVQYPEDTGEHLYFFPNYWGPTGVNSDVNVDVRLTDGQSGSGDEQRGSAGVGPAGGESDE
- a CDS encoding 4Fe-4S dicluster domain-containing protein codes for the protein MSSQNQDGEDTHVNVADGVDHQVAMVMDLNKCIGCQTCTIACKSLWTEGGGTDYMYWNNVETKPGEGYPKGWEDSGGGWQSSEHKDRETGDIPSREEYGRAWEFNHEEIMYEGSDEPLRPREGAEWGPNWDEDQGAGEYPNSYYFYLPRICNHCTHPSCVEACPRSAIYKREEDGIVLVDQDRCRGYRYCVEGCPYKKVYYNTVSKKSEKCIFCYPRLEGEGPDGETYAPACAEECPPQLRLVGFLDDEDGPIYKLVEEYEVALPLHPEFQTQPNVYYIPPYAPGQHTEDGETVDVDRIPRQYLRELFGDRVDDALDTIERERQRARQGADSELMELLQDKNPAKQYRLEVFDD